One genomic window of Betaproteobacteria bacterium includes the following:
- the mreD gene encoding rod shape-determining protein MreD, translating into MKFGLGISAPANQPPELLRPARMSYIALTILAGALVNLLSAPELITRLKPDLIAMVVIYWTIYHPYRLGFTSSWLLGLFMDVANGSLFGEHALAYTLMLYLAGVFHRRIIMFPLAYQIVHVLVILLLTQVVTLIVRMVAGSEFPGFHYFLPSVTGAAIWPLLTTVLRIPLRQSDEQDAV; encoded by the coding sequence ATGAAATTTGGGCTCGGCATCAGTGCGCCCGCCAACCAGCCGCCTGAACTGTTGCGCCCCGCGCGCATGAGCTATATCGCGCTGACTATTCTCGCCGGGGCGCTGGTCAACTTACTTTCGGCACCGGAACTCATCACGCGCCTGAAACCCGATCTCATTGCCATGGTGGTCATCTACTGGACGATTTATCATCCCTACCGGCTGGGTTTCACGTCGTCTTGGTTGCTGGGCCTATTCATGGACGTGGCCAACGGTAGTCTATTCGGCGAACACGCGCTGGCTTATACGCTGATGCTCTATCTGGCCGGCGTGTTTCACCGGCGCATCATCATGTTTCCGCTTGCCTACCAAATCGTGCACGTGCTGGTGATCCTCCTGCTAACCCAAGTCGTCACGCTCATCGTGCGGATGGTTGCGGGAAGTGAGTTCCCCGGTTTTCATTACTTCTTGCCGAGTGTGACGGGAGCCGCCATTTGGCCGTTGCTCACCACCGTGCTGCGCATACCGTTGCGCCAATCCGATGAGCAGGATGCGGTCTAG
- the mrdA gene encoding penicillin-binding protein 2 → MNRNVELRNTQRDLENFQFRIVVAAAMILTAFAGLAARFFYLQVVQHDYYHTLAENNRISILPIVPNRGLILDRNGAVLAHNYAGYTLEITPSQVENVDGLLAELSQVVEITARDRKRFRKVSEETHEFASLPIRTRLNDQEIARFAVNRYRFPGVEIKARLFRHYPNGEVASHIVGYMGRLTKTDKARQEDKGQAANYAGSDYMGKAGLEDKYEHELHGTTGFEEVETDAGGRAVRTLRRTLPVSGNNLLLSVDARLQQVAERVFGDRRGSLVAIEPSTGGVLALVSKPGFDPNFFVEGIDPQNWEALSNSPDHPLNNRALQGVYPPGSTFKPFMALAGLELGKRTPGFSIGDPGYFVLGGGGHVYRDWKKGGHGTVNMHRAIVVSCDTYFYGLAQDLGIDHIHEFIGQFGFGKATGIDIHGESGGLLPSQQWKQRRFKQKWFGGDTISVGIGQGYNLATPLQLAQATAILANHGAIYRPHLVKHVQNSRTNQLTSLEIEPISKLELKPENYALVRDAMAAVMRPGGTAALAGMGAPYAIAGKTGTAQVIGMKKNEKYDETKIEERFRDHALFIAFAPADAPSIALAILVENGGHGGSTAAPIARKVFDFYILGKEPDPEPVIAPEEPEHD, encoded by the coding sequence ATGAACCGAAACGTAGAGCTTCGAAATACCCAGCGAGATCTGGAGAATTTTCAGTTTCGCATCGTCGTGGCGGCGGCGATGATTCTCACGGCCTTCGCCGGCCTCGCTGCGCGCTTCTTCTATTTGCAGGTCGTTCAGCACGACTACTACCACACGCTGGCCGAGAACAACCGGATCTCGATCTTGCCCATCGTCCCCAACCGCGGACTGATCCTCGATAGAAATGGCGCCGTTCTAGCCCACAATTACGCGGGGTACACGCTGGAAATCACGCCCAGCCAAGTGGAGAACGTCGATGGCCTGCTTGCCGAGTTATCACAGGTGGTGGAAATCACCGCGCGCGACCGCAAGCGCTTCCGCAAGGTTTCGGAGGAGACCCACGAATTCGCGAGCCTGCCCATTCGCACCCGCCTCAACGACCAGGAAATCGCTCGCTTCGCCGTGAACCGTTACCGCTTCCCGGGCGTGGAGATCAAGGCACGCTTGTTCCGGCATTACCCCAATGGCGAGGTGGCGTCTCATATCGTGGGCTATATGGGCCGGCTGACCAAGACGGACAAGGCGCGCCAGGAAGACAAGGGCCAAGCCGCCAACTACGCGGGCTCGGATTACATGGGCAAGGCCGGGTTGGAGGACAAGTACGAGCACGAACTGCATGGCACCACGGGATTCGAGGAAGTGGAAACCGATGCCGGCGGCAGAGCTGTTCGTACATTGCGCCGCACCCTTCCCGTTTCCGGCAACAACTTATTGTTGTCCGTGGATGCGAGGCTGCAGCAGGTCGCCGAGCGCGTCTTCGGCGACCGGCGCGGATCGCTGGTCGCCATCGAACCTTCCACCGGCGGCGTGCTCGCGCTCGTGAGCAAACCCGGATTCGATCCCAATTTTTTCGTGGAAGGTATCGACCCGCAGAATTGGGAGGCGTTGAGCAATTCGCCTGACCACCCGCTCAACAACCGCGCGCTGCAAGGGGTTTATCCGCCGGGATCCACCTTCAAACCCTTCATGGCGCTGGCGGGCCTGGAACTGGGCAAACGCACGCCGGGATTTTCCATTGGCGACCCAGGTTATTTTGTGCTGGGTGGCGGCGGTCACGTCTACCGCGATTGGAAAAAGGGCGGGCACGGAACCGTAAATATGCACCGGGCCATCGTGGTGTCCTGTGACACTTACTTCTATGGGCTGGCGCAAGATCTGGGCATCGACCACATACACGAATTCATTGGCCAATTTGGGTTTGGGAAAGCTACCGGTATCGACATCCATGGCGAGAGCGGGGGCCTGTTGCCCTCGCAACAATGGAAGCAACGGCGGTTCAAACAAAAATGGTTTGGCGGGGATACGATCTCCGTGGGCATTGGACAGGGTTATAACCTCGCCACGCCTCTACAGTTAGCCCAGGCCACCGCCATTCTGGCGAACCATGGCGCCATCTACCGGCCGCACTTGGTTAAGCACGTACAGAATAGCCGCACCAACCAGCTTACCTCGCTGGAAATCGAACCCATAAGTAAGCTCGAACTCAAGCCCGAGAACTACGCCTTGGTGCGCGACGCCATGGCCGCTGTGATGCGCCCCGGAGGCACGGCGGCGCTGGCGGGAATGGGCGCGCCCTATGCCATCGCGGGCAAGACCGGTACCGCGCAGGTTATCGGCATGAAGAAAAACGAGAAGTACGACGAAACCAAGATCGAGGAACGCTTTCGTGACCACGCCTTGTTCATCGCTTTCGCGCCAGCCGATGCGCCCAGCATCGCGCTGGCCATTTTGGTGGAGAACGGCGGCCATGGCGGATCCACCGCCGCCCCTATCGCGCGCAAGGTTTTTGACTTCTACATCCTAGGCAAGGAGCCCGACCCCGAGCCGGTCATCGCTCCAGAGGAACCCGAACATGATTAA
- the rodA gene encoding rod shape-determining protein RodA, producing MINRILTYLGRHLDKYLLMGLGALVLVGLVVLYSASNATIPRVIGQLTSLLIAVGVMWAAANIAPHYLMRVALPIYLIGLLLLVAVEVKGEIINGAQRWLNVGVANIQPSEIMKIAVPLAVAWYFDRYEAILRFRDYCIATVMVLVPVLLVAHQPDLGTAVLIAAAGFFVIFFAGLSWKVLIGLAVAAGAFMPVLWSLMHDYQRRRILTLIDPSQDPLGAGYHTIQASIALGSGGVFGKGWLNGTQAHLDFLPERSTDFIFAVFGEEFGLFGNVILVSLYIFVIGRGLFISFNASTLFTRLLAGAISLTFFIYVFVNMGMVSGILPVVGIPLPLISYGGTSLVSIMFGMGILMSIHTHKRLVQS from the coding sequence ATGATTAACCGCATCCTGACTTACCTCGGGCGCCATCTGGACAAGTACCTCCTGATGGGACTAGGAGCACTGGTACTCGTGGGCCTGGTAGTTTTGTACAGCGCGTCGAACGCCACGATCCCCAGGGTGATCGGGCAGCTCACAAGCTTGCTGATCGCGGTGGGCGTCATGTGGGCCGCCGCCAACATCGCCCCGCACTACTTGATGCGCGTGGCTTTGCCCATCTATCTCATCGGGCTCCTCCTGCTGGTTGCCGTCGAAGTGAAGGGCGAGATCATTAACGGCGCGCAACGCTGGCTCAATGTCGGCGTGGCCAACATCCAGCCATCGGAAATCATGAAGATCGCCGTGCCGCTCGCGGTGGCGTGGTACTTCGACCGCTACGAAGCGATCCTGAGGTTTCGCGACTACTGCATCGCGACTGTCATGGTGTTGGTGCCGGTGTTACTGGTGGCTCACCAACCCGATCTGGGCACGGCGGTATTGATTGCCGCCGCCGGATTCTTCGTCATCTTCTTTGCGGGATTGAGTTGGAAGGTCTTGATTGGGCTCGCGGTGGCCGCCGGGGCTTTCATGCCAGTGCTATGGTCCCTCATGCACGATTACCAGCGGCGCCGCATTCTCACTTTGATCGATCCTTCGCAAGATCCATTGGGAGCGGGCTATCACACCATTCAGGCGAGTATCGCCCTGGGTTCTGGCGGAGTTTTCGGCAAGGGCTGGCTCAACGGCACCCAGGCGCACCTGGACTTCTTGCCTGAGCGCAGCACGGACTTCATCTTCGCGGTGTTCGGCGAGGAATTCGGATTGTTCGGGAATGTGATCTTGGTGAGCTTGTATATCTTCGTGATCGGCCGTGGACTGTTCATCAGTTTCAACGCCTCCACTTTGTTCACGCGCTTGCTGGCCGGCGCCATATCGCTCACTTTCTTCATCTACGTGTTCGTGAACATGGGAATGGTGAGCGGGATTCTTCCCGTGGTCGGCATTCCCTTGCCGCTCATTAGCTATGGCGGAACTTCGCTGGTGAGCATCATGTTCGGGATGGGTATCTTGATGAGCATTCATACCCACAAACGCCTGGTTCAAAGTTGA
- a CDS encoding septal ring lytic transglycosylase RlpA family protein, protein MPRPLSALLAAGWIVCTVAACGSDPPRHPGAYYLDDGPPADPPRNLEDTPDAQPKAEPLRASATKPYTALGKQFVPMTQFKPYRARGRASWYGRRYHGKPTASGEPYDMFAMSAAHPVLPIPSYVRVTRLSNGRSVVVRVNDRGPFHSGRLIDLSYTAALKLGLVQTGSDQVEVELIIPPPIQ, encoded by the coding sequence ATGCCACGGCCGTTATCGGCGCTGCTGGCCGCCGGGTGGATCGTGTGCACGGTGGCCGCTTGCGGTTCCGATCCGCCCCGGCACCCCGGCGCTTATTACCTGGATGACGGACCGCCGGCGGACCCGCCGCGCAACCTCGAAGACACTCCCGACGCTCAACCCAAAGCCGAGCCGCTGCGCGCTTCCGCAACCAAGCCCTACACGGCGCTGGGCAAGCAGTTTGTGCCCATGACGCAGTTCAAGCCCTATCGCGCGCGCGGCCGGGCGAGTTGGTACGGGCGGCGCTATCACGGGAAACCCACCGCATCGGGGGAACCCTACGACATGTTCGCCATGAGCGCGGCCCATCCCGTCTTGCCCATCCCCAGTTACGTCCGTGTCACGCGTCTTAGCAATGGGCGCAGCGTGGTGGTCCGCGTCAACGACCGCGGACCCTTCCACTCCGGGCGCCTCATCGACTTATCCTACACGGCAGCCTTGAAGCTCGGGCTCGTCCAAACCGGCAGCGACCAGGTCGAAGTGGAACTCATCATCCCCCCGCCGATACAATAG